In Methanomicrobium antiquum, one DNA window encodes the following:
- a CDS encoding fumarate hydratase: MLKLRISKATEKAVREAEIHLPDDFKLALEKTIKKETNPVAKAEYENILENLKQAESLCAPICQDTGLHIFFVNLPPEIPLSFDIYEGIYEGVRQATEKIPLRPNAVDPITRKNSGDNTGTGTPAIHIIPGEAGSAFTITAIPKGGGSENMSRLCMLLPSEVSKIKSFVVETMLIAGGRPCPPVVLGVGIGSTFDGVAALAKEALLEPVDVMDEFEQEICDSVNELGIGPMGLGGDTTCIAVKVKRGHCHTASLPVAVNVQCWVNRRATVEVDMEGLF, translated from the coding sequence ATGCTAAAATTAAGGATTTCAAAAGCCACAGAAAAAGCAGTCCGTGAAGCTGAAATACATCTTCCTGATGATTTTAAGCTTGCACTTGAAAAAACGATAAAAAAAGAGACAAATCCGGTTGCAAAGGCAGAATATGAAAATATACTGGAGAATTTAAAACAGGCTGAGAGTCTTTGCGCTCCAATCTGTCAGGACACCGGTCTTCACATATTTTTTGTAAATCTCCCGCCGGAAATTCCTCTGTCTTTTGACATTTATGAAGGAATCTATGAAGGTGTCAGGCAGGCAACAGAAAAAATACCTCTTCGTCCAAACGCTGTTGACCCGATAACAAGAAAAAACTCCGGTGATAATACAGGAACGGGCACACCTGCGATTCACATAATTCCAGGAGAGGCGGGAAGTGCATTTACAATAACAGCCATTCCTAAGGGCGGCGGAAGTGAGAATATGTCTCGGCTTTGTATGCTTCTTCCGTCTGAAGTCTCAAAAATAAAAAGTTTTGTTGTCGAAACAATGCTTATTGCCGGAGGAAGACCATGTCCTCCGGTAGTTTTGGGGGTTGGTATCGGAAGCACATTTGATGGTGTTGCGGCGCTTGCAAAAGAAGCCCTGCTTGAGCCTGTTGACGTGATGGATGAATTTGAGCAGGAAATATGCGACAGTGTAAATGAACTTGGCATAGGGCCTATGGGCCTTGGCGGCGACACAACCTGTATTGCAGTTAAGGTAAAACGCGGCCACTGCCACACGGCATCACTTCCTGTTGCAGTAAATGTCCAGTGCTGGGTTAACAGACGTGCTACTGTTGAGGTTGACATGGAGGGATTATTTTGA
- a CDS encoding ABC transporter permease has product MASKKKDYTKKILFPAATLIGFLLIWQLIAEYYVGNPFLLPSFTDIVSAFWNMAFGPKGTLLKDLEYSLLHFAIGMCAAIAVGIPVGIAMGWFKEADMALNPLIELFRPIPPLAWIPFAIIWFGLTNAAAGFIIFIGAVFPILVNTYTGFKGVPKVFIEAGMVLGCTSSLSLIRRVAFPSAIPSITSGIRISMGVGWMCLVGAEIFGAGSGKYGLGKNLWTYYNLHQMPNVVVYMVILGLIGLLIDLVFRRYVNRQMLKWQDEEL; this is encoded by the coding sequence ATGGCTTCTAAAAAAAAGGACTATACAAAAAAAATATTATTTCCTGCCGCAACTCTGATAGGTTTTCTTTTAATATGGCAGCTTATAGCTGAATATTATGTTGGAAATCCCTTTCTTTTACCAAGTTTTACTGATATAGTTTCGGCATTCTGGAATATGGCATTTGGTCCTAAGGGCACTCTTCTAAAGGACCTTGAGTACAGTCTTTTGCATTTTGCAATAGGGATGTGTGCCGCAATAGCTGTCGGAATTCCGGTTGGAATTGCTATGGGCTGGTTTAAAGAGGCTGATATGGCATTAAATCCTTTAATTGAGCTTTTCAGACCAATACCTCCACTTGCATGGATTCCATTTGCAATCATCTGGTTTGGACTCACCAATGCCGCCGCCGGATTTATAATTTTTATCGGAGCGGTATTTCCGATTCTTGTAAATACATATACCGGATTTAAGGGAGTTCCAAAGGTTTTTATTGAAGCCGGAATGGTGCTTGGATGTACAAGCAGTTTGAGTCTTATAAGGAGGGTTGCCTTTCCTTCAGCTATTCCTTCGATAACTTCCGGAATCAGAATTTCAATGGGTGTTGGCTGGATGTGTCTTGTTGGTGCAGAAATATTTGGCGCAGGCAGTGGTAAATACGGTCTTGGGAAAAACCTGTGGACTTATTATAATCTTCACCAGATGCCAAACGTTGTTGTTTACATGGTGATTCTTGGACTAATAGGACTCCTGATAGATCTCGTGTTTAGACGTTATGTGAACAGACAGATGCTGAAATGGCAGGATGAGGAGCTTTAA
- a CDS encoding FumA C-terminus/TtdB family hydratase beta subunit, with protein sequence MIKTPVCLKTPLGDEVLELCAGDRVYLSGTIYTARDEAHLEMQKSGIPFNPKGAVIYHCGPVIKDGKVVAAGPTTSARLSNLCGFLIDAGVKAFIGKGGMGENVTEMLHKNGVYLAYTGGCAALAASRMSLKGVFYEELGMAEAVWEIEVNQLPLTVAIDSKGNDLYREVSDRAFEMFKKQQF encoded by the coding sequence TTGATTAAAACTCCGGTTTGTCTTAAAACACCTCTTGGAGATGAAGTGCTTGAGCTTTGTGCAGGTGACAGGGTATATCTTTCAGGAACAATTTATACTGCCCGTGATGAAGCGCATCTTGAGATGCAAAAATCAGGTATTCCTTTCAATCCCAAAGGTGCTGTCATATATCACTGCGGGCCGGTTATAAAAGATGGAAAGGTGGTTGCCGCAGGTCCGACAACGTCTGCAAGGCTCAGCAACCTATGTGGTTTTTTAATCGATGCCGGTGTAAAAGCCTTTATTGGAAAAGGCGGTATGGGTGAAAATGTAACTGAAATGCTCCATAAAAATGGGGTATATCTTGCCTATACCGGCGGATGTGCGGCGCTTGCGGCATCGAGGATGAGTTTAAAAGGCGTTTTTTATGAAGAACTTGGAATGGCAGAAGCAGTCTGGGAGATAGAAGTAAACCAACTTCCCTTAACTGTTGCAATCGACTCAAAAGGAAATGATCTCTACAGGGAAGTTTCTGACAGGGCTTTTGAAATGTTTAAAAAACAGCAGTTCTGA
- a CDS encoding ABC transporter ATP-binding protein encodes MSLLSIENLKKVFSEGEEDEVVALDNINLAIEDEEFICLVGPSGCGKTTLLRIIAGLDTPTSGQALLVDKAIEGPDPERGMVFQEYSLFPWLSVIDNIAFGLEMKGVSKPERMQTAGKYLELVGLSQFSNSYPHELSGGMRQRVAIARALANDPKLLLMDEPFGALDAQTRNMMQRELLEIWHRAKKTIIFITHSVDEAVFLADRIIVMSPRPGKIRDVVEINIPRCRERTSPEFADLRKYVLSLMGEGTK; translated from the coding sequence ATGTCACTTTTATCAATAGAAAATCTCAAAAAAGTCTTCTCGGAGGGAGAGGAAGATGAAGTTGTTGCACTTGACAATATAAACCTTGCAATTGAGGATGAAGAGTTTATCTGCCTTGTAGGGCCGTCCGGGTGCGGAAAGACAACACTTTTAAGAATTATTGCAGGTCTTGACACTCCGACATCAGGTCAGGCGCTTTTGGTGGATAAAGCAATTGAAGGGCCTGATCCTGAACGTGGAATGGTCTTTCAGGAGTACTCTCTTTTTCCATGGCTCAGTGTCATTGACAATATCGCATTCGGACTTGAGATGAAGGGGGTTTCAAAACCAGAGAGGATGCAGACGGCAGGAAAATATCTTGAGCTTGTAGGTCTGTCACAGTTTTCAAACTCATATCCACATGAACTGTCCGGAGGAATGCGCCAGCGTGTTGCTATTGCACGTGCACTGGCAAATGATCCCAAACTTTTACTAATGGACGAACCTTTTGGAGCACTAGATGCGCAGACAAGAAATATGATGCAAAGAGAGCTTCTTGAAATCTGGCACAGAGCTAAAAAAACAATCATCTTTATCACTCACAGTGTTGATGAGGCTGTATTTTTGGCTGACAGAATTATTGTCATGTCTCCGCGCCCCGGGAAAATAAGAGATGTTGTTGAGATTAATATTCCAAGGTGCAGGGAGAGAACTTCTCCTGAGTTTGCAGATCTTCGAAAATATGTTCTTTCCCTGATGGGAGAGGGAACTAAATAA
- a CDS encoding 50S ribosomal protein L16, whose product MVRKPAKMYRALAKKAYTRREYMGGVPGSKIVQFDMGNTKQVFPVEITIQADEACQIQHKALEAARMSVNRKLQKEIGRMNYHFKLRTFPHQVLRENKQATGAGADRVSEGMRMAFGKAVGTAARVEERQKIFTVYTTGEYAEKAKKALKTAGYKLPTPTRITVTVKNVQA is encoded by the coding sequence ATGGTTCGAAAACCCGCAAAAATGTATAGGGCGCTTGCGAAGAAGGCTTACACCAGACGCGAATATATGGGTGGTGTGCCCGGCTCCAAGATTGTCCAGTTTGATATGGGAAATACAAAACAGGTTTTTCCTGTTGAAATAACAATTCAGGCCGATGAGGCATGTCAGATTCAGCACAAGGCTCTTGAAGCGGCACGTATGTCTGTAAACAGGAAACTTCAAAAGGAGATTGGAAGAATGAACTATCACTTCAAGCTCCGCACATTCCCTCACCAGGTTCTGCGCGAGAACAAGCAGGCTACCGGTGCAGGTGCAGACCGTGTTTCAGAAGGTATGAGGATGGCTTTTGGAAAGGCAGTAGGAACTGCGGCACGTGTTGAAGAGCGCCAGAAGATTTTCACAGTATATACTACTGGAGAATATGCTGAAAAGGCAAAGAAAGCCTTGAAAACTGCAGGATACAAACTCCCTACGCCAACACGTATTACAGTAACTGTAAAAAACGTTCAGGCATGA
- a CDS encoding ABC transporter substrate-binding protein, producing the protein MKKITGLFLVLMLTAGFMLIAGCTETPSQPGTEKKAEINFGYQPSTHQLAYMTAMKKGWWTENLAPYGITVDASKNEYLFPTGAPEMQAMLGGEIDVAYVGAAPVLSAIATGLDAKIVAAVQTQGSALVVKPDIEYTGPDSLKGHTIATFPSGTIQDTVLRDWLLSNGIDPESDVDIRPMGPGDAVTAITAGQIDAVFLPAPSPTIIKEDGYGKIVLNSGEMSPNHPCCVLVVSGKLIRENPDAVTEIVRTQIKASEYNLEHTDEAAQIYSDYTKNTKEVAAKSFENWDGEWVSDPNLIVDGVLSYVKSQNELGYIEKNLTADDIFDLSFYEKATATA; encoded by the coding sequence ATGAAAAAAATAACTGGTCTTTTTCTGGTATTAATGCTGACAGCCGGATTTATGCTAATAGCCGGCTGTACTGAAACGCCTTCCCAGCCGGGAACGGAGAAAAAAGCTGAAATAAATTTTGGTTATCAGCCAAGTACACATCAGCTTGCATACATGACTGCAATGAAGAAAGGATGGTGGACAGAAAACCTCGCACCATATGGAATCACTGTTGATGCATCAAAGAATGAGTATTTGTTCCCCACAGGAGCACCTGAAATGCAGGCAATGCTTGGAGGAGAAATTGATGTCGCATATGTTGGTGCGGCGCCTGTATTATCCGCGATTGCAACCGGTCTTGACGCAAAAATTGTTGCGGCTGTCCAGACTCAGGGTTCAGCACTTGTTGTAAAGCCTGATATTGAATACACCGGCCCTGATTCACTTAAAGGGCATACTATTGCCACATTCCCGTCAGGAACAATTCAGGACACTGTTTTAAGAGACTGGCTTTTGTCAAACGGTATTGACCCTGAATCTGATGTGGATATAAGGCCGATGGGGCCTGGCGATGCAGTCACAGCAATCACTGCCGGACAGATTGATGCAGTATTTTTACCTGCACCTTCGCCCACAATCATAAAAGAGGACGGTTATGGGAAAATTGTTCTTAATTCAGGAGAAATGAGTCCAAATCATCCCTGCTGTGTCCTTGTAGTCAGCGGAAAACTTATCCGTGAAAATCCAGATGCAGTAACAGAAATTGTAAGAACACAGATAAAGGCTTCTGAATATAACCTTGAGCATACTGATGAAGCAGCACAGATATATTCGGATTACACCAAGAATACAAAAGAAGTTGCGGCAAAGTCCTTTGAAAACTGGGACGGAGAATGGGTTTCAGATCCAAATCTCATTGTAGATGGCGTTCTTTCATATGTAAAATCGCAAAACGAACTTGGATATATCGAGAAAAATCTCACTGCCGATGATATCTTCGATTTATCATTCTACGAAAAAGCAACTGCAACTGCTTAA
- a CDS encoding PKD domain-containing protein: MIFFSAPVASASATSDEYGWNFTVIDTDGNAGGYCSVAFSPVTHNPVISYTEIVSKDLRVAWYDGSQWNINRDIAKNASYNDISFNSTGYPAIVFYSDTPEITLRLTGAKNFEWESSQNWDESIINPKVGTTKPSIVYNNSDIPFVSYFNSANKISYAYSINEIWQNFEISSSSGGSKYSSIALNPLTGYPAIVYLYPQSDQKIYYREYDGENWKSDKISYNSSNIGFGCSLAFNSDGYPGVSYVKNTGDLYYAWHNGISWNYILVDDVGSDSKERPYPYTSLDYNNSDCPGISYYDRRDGTNGDLKFATCNFEKVGDPSAWEIENVFFEADSGLYNDFGFDPETDLPYIAFYREDGENLNYGSLYFAMKGKTPEPDFNAIVYPVSSNMTVSFSDMTYSQTFAENYLWNFGDNSSYSGKNPPAHKYPCAGIYTVSLNVSNRFGESYCEKEITVPTFSNISVNKTSGTAPLHVMFSDKSIGVPDTWNLSFGDGSFYNTSDIFSDDGMGITHVYENPGNYTVSLSTEKNGIFNETVYEKFIVAEAYVNETGGNGNEDDGDGEDETGGNGNEDDSSENSNNNFKSSGSYYGNAPNKLYNVRCSPYLSSACSSNLKKGDIFSFYINTGFMRKFSAAFGEDVSNVMFEVSKVDFARDLFKEPLGPVYGYGAVHMSGAPESSVVALSASFEVSKNWLSDVSMTENDVTFLMYVLENKTWVELPVEFEGCDDEFCSYTVRIPKISYYAVSARKNTKHMPKNTMDLKDVLI, encoded by the coding sequence TTGATTTTTTTTTCAGCACCTGTTGCATCCGCTTCTGCCACATCAGATGAATATGGATGGAATTTTACTGTTATTGATACAGATGGAAATGCAGGCGGCTACTGTTCTGTTGCTTTTAGTCCGGTGACACATAATCCTGTAATAAGCTATACTGAAATTGTATCAAAAGATCTCAGGGTTGCCTGGTATGATGGCAGTCAGTGGAATATAAACAGAGATATTGCAAAAAATGCTTCATATAATGATATTTCTTTTAATTCAACAGGATATCCTGCAATAGTCTTTTATTCAGACACTCCTGAAATAACTCTGAGATTGACAGGAGCTAAAAATTTTGAATGGGAATCCTCTCAAAACTGGGATGAGAGTATAATCAATCCTAAAGTCGGGACAACAAAGCCTTCTATTGTCTATAATAATTCGGATATACCCTTTGTATCTTATTTTAATAGTGCTAATAAAATTTCGTATGCTTACAGTATAAATGAAATATGGCAGAATTTTGAAATTTCATCCAGCTCAGGAGGCTCTAAATATTCATCTATTGCTTTGAATCCTCTGACGGGATATCCTGCGATTGTTTATTTATATCCTCAATCAGATCAGAAAATTTATTATCGCGAATATGATGGTGAAAATTGGAAATCTGATAAAATAAGCTACAACTCATCCAATATCGGATTTGGCTGTTCTCTTGCTTTTAATTCAGACGGATATCCGGGAGTGAGTTATGTTAAAAATACAGGGGATCTTTATTACGCATGGCACAACGGGATTTCCTGGAATTATATTCTGGTCGATGATGTGGGCTCAGATAGTAAAGAGCGCCCTTATCCTTATACAAGTCTGGATTACAACAATTCTGACTGTCCCGGAATAAGTTATTATGACAGACGCGATGGCACTAATGGTGATCTAAAGTTTGCAACCTGTAATTTTGAAAAAGTGGGTGACCCCTCGGCCTGGGAGATAGAAAACGTATTTTTTGAGGCAGATTCAGGTTTATACAACGATTTTGGATTTGACCCTGAAACAGATCTTCCGTACATTGCCTTTTACAGGGAAGACGGCGAAAATTTAAATTACGGATCACTTTACTTTGCAATGAAGGGCAAAACGCCTGAGCCTGATTTTAATGCAATTGTATATCCGGTATCGTCAAATATGACTGTTTCTTTTTCTGATATGACTTATTCGCAGACTTTTGCAGAGAATTATCTCTGGAATTTTGGAGATAATTCTTCATATTCCGGAAAAAATCCTCCTGCACACAAATATCCATGTGCCGGAATCTATACTGTGTCGCTTAATGTCTCAAACCGGTTTGGAGAATCATATTGCGAAAAAGAGATAACAGTTCCGACATTCTCGAACATTTCTGTAAATAAAACTTCAGGAACTGCGCCTTTGCATGTAATGTTTTCAGATAAGAGTATAGGCGTTCCTGACACCTGGAATCTCTCATTTGGAGATGGAAGCTTTTATAATACATCTGATATTTTTTCAGACGATGGTATGGGAATTACACATGTCTATGAAAATCCCGGTAATTATACGGTAAGTCTTTCAACAGAAAAAAATGGTATTTTCAATGAGACTGTTTATGAAAAATTCATTGTAGCAGAGGCTTACGTGAATGAAACCGGAGGGAATGGAAATGAAGATGATGGGGATGGAGAAGATGAAACCGGAGGGAATGGAAATGAAGATGATTCATCCGAAAATAGTAATAACAATTTCAAAAGCTCAGGAAGTTACTATGGAAATGCTCCAAATAAGCTGTATAATGTAAGATGCTCGCCTTATCTTTCATCTGCCTGTAGCAGTAATCTCAAAAAAGGTGACATATTTTCATTTTATATTAATACCGGTTTCATGCGAAAATTTTCAGCCGCTTTTGGCGAGGATGTCTCAAATGTTATGTTTGAAGTTTCAAAAGTTGATTTTGCAAGGGATCTGTTCAAAGAGCCTTTGGGACCTGTTTATGGATATGGAGCAGTTCATATGTCAGGTGCGCCGGAATCATCGGTTGTTGCATTATCTGCTTCATTTGAAGTAAGCAAAAACTGGCTCTCTGATGTCAGTATGACAGAGAATGATGTTACCTTTCTTATGTATGTTTTGGAAAACAAAACCTGGGTGGAATTGCCTGTCGAATTTGAGGGTTGCGATGATGAATTCTGCTCTTATACAGTAAGAATACCAAAAATTTCATATTATGCTGTAAGCGCCCGCAAAAATACAAAGCATATGCCAAAAAATACTATGGATTTAAAGGATGTTTTGATTTAA